A genomic window from Bacillota bacterium includes:
- a CDS encoding alanine--glyoxylate aminotransferase family protein, with the protein MERQCLMIPGPTPVPVGAALAGAQPMINHRGPEFGALLHEVTGGLKRVLMTAGTVLLFPAAGTGGMEAAAVNLVSPGEKVLVAVAGEFGARFAEILRVTGADVQVIESKWGTAVDPAEVGAALERDPSIGVVVVTHNETSTGVTMDLAAIRKAIPRDDVLFVVDAISSTGAIELRQDDWGIDAVVVGSQKGLMTPPGLAAISLSQKAWGKVERTVSRSVYWDFKAARKFLERPDPQTPYTPAVSLLFTMRESLRMLETEGLENVFRRHATVARAVRAGVRAMGMQTLASDDCASNTVTAVVLPEGLDGQKLLSTLGRKYGVVLAGGQGPLSGRIFRVGHVGNVSWQEVIVTLAALEMACADLGRPVERGRAVAAAEEVFTAGG; encoded by the coding sequence GTGGAGCGACAGTGTCTCATGATTCCCGGCCCTACGCCCGTGCCGGTCGGCGCGGCGTTAGCCGGAGCGCAGCCGATGATCAATCACAGAGGTCCGGAATTTGGCGCTCTTCTCCATGAAGTAACCGGGGGATTGAAGCGGGTCTTGATGACCGCTGGTACCGTGCTGCTGTTCCCAGCCGCCGGGACCGGGGGTATGGAGGCGGCGGCGGTCAACCTGGTATCCCCCGGGGAGAAGGTGCTGGTGGCCGTGGCCGGGGAGTTCGGCGCGCGGTTTGCCGAGATCCTGCGGGTGACCGGCGCTGATGTGCAGGTCATCGAATCGAAGTGGGGGACAGCGGTCGACCCGGCGGAAGTGGGGGCGGCGCTGGAGCGGGATCCGTCGATTGGAGTAGTCGTGGTCACCCATAACGAGACCTCCACGGGTGTCACCATGGACCTTGCGGCAATCAGAAAGGCCATTCCGAGGGACGACGTTCTCTTCGTGGTCGATGCCATAAGCTCGACGGGCGCTATCGAACTCAGGCAGGACGACTGGGGAATCGATGCGGTCGTCGTGGGTTCCCAGAAAGGCCTCATGACCCCGCCCGGCCTTGCCGCGATATCGTTGAGCCAAAAGGCCTGGGGGAAGGTGGAGCGGACGGTGTCCCGGAGCGTATACTGGGACTTCAAGGCGGCGCGCAAATTTCTCGAGCGGCCGGACCCCCAGACTCCGTATACCCCCGCAGTCTCGCTACTCTTCACGATGCGCGAGTCCCTGCGAATGCTGGAAACCGAGGGCCTCGAGAACGTATTCCGCCGCCACGCGACCGTGGCCAGGGCCGTGCGCGCCGGGGTACGGGCCATGGGAATGCAGACCCTGGCCTCCGACGACTGCGCCTCAAACACGGTGACCGCCGTGGTGCTGCCTGAGGGGCTCGACGGGCAGAAACTACTGTCGACCCTCGGGCGGAAGTACGGGGTGGTCCTGGCGGGCGGTCAAGGGCCCTTGTCGGGGCGGATCTTCCGGGTCGGACACGTGGGCAATGTCAGCTGGCAGGAAGTGATCGTTACCCTGGCCGCCCTGGAGATGGCGTGCGCGGATCTCGGGCGTCCTGTCGAACGCGGCCGCGCTGTAGCTGCTGCTGAAGAAGTATTCACCGCCGGGGGGTGA
- a CDS encoding CapA family protein, translated as MAAIVTLGVGIGIVVARPVVGRDVGAVRNLRAARSARETVTIVAAGDVLLDRGVRKAIAGSGARASNGASDTGGGAGGRDGLRALLSGARQLFGGADIGLVNLECPATTVAAPAAKRFVFRAEPEWLHSLRETGITDLCLANNHALDQGPGGLGDTIDAALQAGLRVVGAGHTPAAARLPQIRRFDLGPGEPELTVALLAYNLFPQEGVVFDPQRPWVCFFDPETIRDEIETARRAAGVVVVSFHWGKEFSSVPGPAQVDLAHLACDWGANVVLGHHPHVVQGIEVYHPNGGPPGSTSLIAYSLGNFVFDQGGVRAGVIDVASTSETFVLKIEVGCLNVGGPATRRTDGAENESTGLLGAEVIPVVIDGCSPVAASGENATRIIQRIAALSRAFGTFVSADGCVWIP; from the coding sequence ATGGCCGCGATCGTAACGCTGGGTGTTGGTATTGGGATTGTCGTCGCGCGGCCGGTGGTCGGCCGTGATGTGGGGGCGGTGCGTAATCTGCGCGCGGCGCGCAGTGCGCGCGAAACTGTGACCATCGTGGCGGCGGGGGACGTCCTGCTCGATCGCGGAGTGCGAAAAGCCATTGCGGGGAGCGGCGCGAGAGCCTCGAACGGCGCAAGCGACACAGGCGGCGGGGCGGGCGGCAGGGACGGACTCCGGGCGCTGCTCTCCGGTGCCAGGCAACTGTTCGGCGGCGCTGACATCGGACTGGTCAACCTCGAGTGTCCAGCTACGACCGTGGCCGCCCCGGCGGCCAAGCGATTCGTGTTCAGGGCCGAGCCAGAGTGGCTGCATTCTCTGAGAGAGACTGGAATCACCGACCTGTGCCTGGCGAACAACCATGCCCTTGACCAGGGGCCGGGCGGCCTCGGCGATACGATCGACGCTGCGCTCCAGGCAGGCCTTCGCGTCGTGGGTGCGGGACATACCCCTGCGGCGGCCAGACTCCCGCAGATTCGCCGTTTCGACCTGGGGCCCGGGGAGCCGGAACTCACAGTAGCCCTCCTAGCGTACAACCTCTTTCCTCAGGAAGGGGTCGTGTTCGACCCTCAGCGCCCGTGGGTGTGTTTCTTCGACCCGGAAACAATCAGGGACGAAATCGAGACCGCCCGCCGGGCCGCCGGAGTTGTGGTGGTCTCGTTCCACTGGGGGAAGGAGTTCTCCAGCGTGCCAGGCCCTGCGCAGGTGGACCTCGCGCACCTCGCTTGCGACTGGGGTGCGAACGTGGTGTTAGGGCACCACCCCCACGTGGTGCAGGGCATCGAGGTCTACCACCCTAACGGGGGGCCGCCGGGCAGCACCTCGCTGATAGCGTACAGCCTGGGCAATTTCGTCTTTGACCAGGGGGGCGTTCGCGCGGGCGTGATCGACGTCGCATCTACCAGCGAGACCTTCGTGCTGAAGATCGAAGTGGGCTGTCTCAACGTGGGCGGGCCCGCGACCAGGCGCACGGATGGTGCGGAAAACGAGAGCACCGGCCTGTTGGGGGCGGAGGTGATCCCCGTGGTGATCGATGGATGCTCGCCCGTCGCGGCCAGCGGCGAGAACGCCACCCGCATCATACAGCGGATAGCCGCACTTTCGCGGGCGTTCGGCACATTTGTGTCAGCGGACGGGTGTGTCTGGATACCGTGA
- a CDS encoding DUF3160 domain-containing protein — MGAGSRVIARIMAITVVLAILGGVAAGCTRPQAGAPGKPAGQEPQEQAPAEPGQPGEPVETGDVQFPKKVPAWPAPAVKPVVAPYTVKSDLSNVENLAQFGSFTADQKSLLAKNGFFVSPTMEKQLFYIYENNEYLLIPSFISVDSVLQVYHVIYDSTLRNMEARRLYPAVKELTDRMYGVMLEFYHDSKTPKAKAAALKAAAYFETAARLLGMQRNPKFSLPAEMESLVARETTLALEAQGRAQSNLFPYMVDYSQCKARGHYTRSDDLKAYFRGMMWYGNVPVALETAEGKPDLELARVAALICLALRVDPRLLELWNRVYEPTSFFAGKADDLTPVALLGAAEKASGKGLDPDTVSEKRAVESLVEEARKLPGSRIKVKLAGIPGGLQFRFMGQRYIADSEVLQNLSKWPERPFPKGLDVMAAMGSTEARTILFQMYKEPIKWPDYAGLLEKETARLAREPESTWQSDLYWGWLWAVRPLLESRDTGYPSFMRNTAWEDKSLNTALAGWAELRHDTILYGKQSGAECGGDEPPPLIRGYVEPQPEFYSRLRWLVTKAWNGLGVRGVLTESMSQRLSTFEQLLGFLERMSIKELEGQPLTREEYTQIRMYGAFLEELTASLVEGQDETMRMRWFEVTDEGDKDMAVIADVHTSQSSCLEEGVGRANEIFVVVPIEGKLYLTRGAVFSYHEFVSDRRLTDEEWRSMLDKGEAPGIPPWTGTFLAPVKAKLPVPATPYNSGC; from the coding sequence ATGGGAGCAGGGTCGCGAGTGATTGCGCGGATAATGGCGATCACGGTGGTTTTGGCGATTCTCGGCGGGGTGGCTGCCGGGTGTACGCGGCCCCAGGCTGGGGCTCCCGGCAAGCCAGCCGGGCAGGAGCCCCAGGAGCAGGCTCCGGCCGAACCCGGGCAACCGGGTGAACCCGTGGAGACCGGCGACGTGCAATTCCCCAAGAAGGTGCCCGCGTGGCCTGCACCCGCGGTGAAGCCGGTCGTTGCACCCTACACTGTAAAGTCTGACCTGTCGAACGTGGAGAACCTGGCGCAGTTCGGGTCATTCACCGCGGACCAGAAGTCCCTCCTCGCGAAGAACGGGTTCTTCGTGAGCCCGACGATGGAGAAGCAGCTGTTCTACATCTACGAAAACAACGAGTACCTGCTGATACCCAGCTTCATTTCCGTGGACTCTGTGCTCCAGGTCTACCACGTTATATACGATTCGACCCTGAGGAACATGGAAGCCAGGAGGCTGTACCCGGCGGTGAAGGAACTCACGGACCGCATGTACGGCGTGATGCTCGAGTTTTATCACGACTCGAAGACCCCCAAAGCGAAAGCGGCCGCGCTCAAGGCTGCGGCCTACTTCGAAACGGCCGCCCGCCTTCTGGGGATGCAGCGGAATCCCAAGTTCTCGCTGCCGGCGGAGATGGAATCCCTGGTTGCCAGGGAAACGACGCTCGCGCTCGAGGCCCAGGGCAGGGCGCAATCCAACCTGTTCCCCTACATGGTCGACTACTCCCAGTGTAAGGCCAGAGGCCACTACACCCGGAGTGACGACCTCAAGGCATATTTCCGCGGGATGATGTGGTACGGTAACGTGCCGGTTGCGCTGGAGACGGCCGAAGGCAAGCCCGATCTCGAGCTCGCTCGCGTGGCCGCACTGATCTGCCTGGCCCTGAGGGTGGACCCGCGCCTGCTGGAATTGTGGAACAGGGTATACGAGCCGACCTCGTTTTTCGCCGGCAAGGCCGACGACCTGACCCCGGTCGCCCTCTTGGGTGCGGCGGAGAAGGCGTCCGGCAAGGGCCTGGACCCTGACACGGTGAGCGAGAAGCGCGCCGTCGAGTCGCTGGTTGAGGAGGCACGGAAGCTGCCCGGTTCGAGGATCAAGGTGAAGCTTGCGGGAATCCCCGGGGGGCTGCAGTTCAGGTTCATGGGACAGAGGTACATCGCCGATTCGGAAGTGCTGCAGAACCTGTCGAAGTGGCCGGAGCGCCCGTTCCCGAAGGGTCTCGACGTGATGGCGGCGATGGGGTCCACGGAGGCCAGGACGATCCTGTTCCAGATGTACAAGGAGCCTATCAAGTGGCCGGACTACGCTGGCCTGCTGGAAAAGGAGACCGCCCGCCTCGCGCGGGAGCCGGAATCCACTTGGCAATCCGACCTCTACTGGGGATGGCTGTGGGCGGTTCGCCCCCTGCTCGAGTCCCGGGACACCGGGTATCCCTCATTCATGAGAAACACGGCGTGGGAAGATAAGAGCCTCAACACAGCCCTCGCGGGGTGGGCGGAGCTCAGGCACGACACGATCCTTTATGGCAAGCAGAGTGGCGCGGAGTGCGGGGGGGATGAGCCGCCCCCTCTCATCAGGGGATATGTCGAGCCGCAGCCCGAGTTCTACTCAAGGCTTCGCTGGCTGGTGACGAAGGCCTGGAACGGGCTGGGGGTGCGCGGCGTACTAACCGAGTCCATGTCTCAGCGGCTATCGACCTTCGAGCAGCTCCTCGGGTTCCTGGAGCGTATGTCAATCAAGGAGTTGGAGGGGCAGCCGCTGACCAGGGAAGAGTACACCCAGATCAGGATGTATGGTGCTTTCCTCGAGGAGTTGACGGCATCCCTGGTCGAGGGCCAGGATGAGACGATGCGCATGAGATGGTTCGAGGTGACCGACGAGGGTGACAAGGACATGGCGGTCATCGCCGACGTGCACACATCCCAGTCTTCGTGCCTTGAGGAGGGCGTGGGCAGGGCGAACGAGATATTCGTGGTCGTTCCGATAGAAGGGAAGCTATACCTGACGAGGGGTGCTGTCTTCTCATACCACGAGTTCGTGAGCGACCGGAGACTCACCGACGAAGAATGGCGCAGCATGCTCGACAAAGGGGAGGCGCCGGGCATCCCGCCATGGACCGGGACGTTCCTGGCTCCGGTAAAAGCGAAACTGCCCGTCCCGGCCACGCCGTACAACTCGGGTTGTTGA
- a CDS encoding VCBS repeat-containing protein encodes MLDRRLVHMLGRISRFPISRSPITARVAGTLAVLLAAVAVVAVATGTFPRSACLGDVDGDGVRELLMVTGNPLEQFGRQMTVFLVDRKSWTGLRGLNPWKVASGDVDGDGRSEILVGVWKTTRLDPVFDRRLFVYAWSEQGPVPRWLGSRLSRPFVDFGVEDADGDGGLELVAVELERSGAFSTRAYKWSGFGFEAVDGTEGQPGDGLAGRVP; translated from the coding sequence ATGCTGGACAGGCGGCTTGTGCACATGCTAGGACGGATCTCCCGTTTCCCGATCTCCCGTTCCCCGATTACGGCCCGCGTTGCAGGGACCCTTGCCGTGCTGTTGGCTGCCGTCGCGGTCGTGGCCGTGGCAACCGGGACCTTCCCCAGGTCGGCCTGCCTGGGCGATGTCGACGGTGATGGCGTGCGCGAACTGCTCATGGTGACCGGTAATCCCCTGGAGCAATTCGGCAGGCAGATGACGGTTTTCCTTGTCGACCGCAAGTCGTGGACCGGCCTGCGGGGCCTCAACCCCTGGAAAGTGGCCTCTGGCGACGTGGACGGCGATGGGCGATCCGAGATTCTGGTGGGCGTCTGGAAGACGACCCGCCTGGACCCGGTCTTTGACAGGCGGTTGTTCGTGTACGCCTGGTCGGAGCAGGGGCCGGTCCCGCGGTGGCTGGGATCGCGGCTGTCCAGGCCGTTTGTGGATTTTGGCGTGGAGGACGCCGACGGTGACGGCGGTCTCGAGCTGGTGGCTGTGGAGCTCGAGCGATCGGGGGCGTTCTCGACCAGGGCATACAAGTGGAGTGGATTTGGGTTCGAGGCAGTGGACGGTACCGAAGGACAGCCCGGCGATGGGCTGGCAGGGAGGGTTCCGTGA
- a CDS encoding metalloregulator ArsR/SmtB family transcription factor: MDGENFEALLRFFKALADESRLRIVGVLANRECSVDEIAIALDLQAPTVSHHLNKLKSLSLVSMRREGNVHYYRLDMESLRALTRRFLEGDKAVAIAADESGDAYERKVMRVFVPDGKIKELPASPKKRQVILNWLVEKFDRNRKYPEKELNEIIKQYHPDYATLRRYMIDAGLMDRADGVYWRT, from the coding sequence ATGGATGGAGAGAACTTTGAGGCGTTGCTCAGGTTCTTCAAGGCGCTGGCAGATGAAAGCCGCCTCCGCATTGTGGGCGTGTTGGCCAACCGCGAGTGCAGCGTCGACGAGATAGCCATAGCACTCGACCTGCAGGCGCCGACTGTCTCGCACCACCTCAACAAGTTGAAGAGCCTGAGCCTCGTGAGCATGAGGCGCGAAGGCAACGTGCACTATTACAGGCTCGACATGGAATCTCTCCGCGCCCTCACCAGGCGGTTCCTCGAGGGCGACAAGGCGGTGGCCATCGCCGCGGATGAGAGCGGGGATGCTTACGAGCGAAAAGTGATGCGAGTCTTCGTCCCTGACGGAAAGATCAAGGAGCTGCCGGCCAGCCCGAAGAAGCGACAGGTCATACTGAACTGGCTGGTCGAGAAATTCGACCGCAACCGGAAGTATCCCGAGAAGGAACTGAACGAGATCATCAAGCAGTACCATCCGGACTACGCCACACTGCGGAGGTACATGATCGACGCCGGCCTCATGGACCGCGCCGACGGAGTCTACTGGCGCACGTGA
- a CDS encoding DUF342 domain-containing protein, translating into MEERSARRHRLWCEYLVTRDQAVRSRLIIESAELLKWAVERLALDLPPGVPMELLTDYAAAELQNLLDEAPPAGDVKYDTHLLSRTRTAVLDGLRRSMGSDAAVHRVISPLLHNCTVGFREGGVLPPADVVLGRPCLSREEQEGLLSGVSLAVLIHTCGSLMCETTGGGGAFGENDETEVAKRWQVVTGALAGAIARLPGNERLALTLYHFEGLTITEVARVLKCTQRSAGALFALASLHVLGQVNRVLTTLSPNRMDASARIWPWADGPGAGAFPDLVVVCAEVHTAGVVHGIAEEAVAELVESPWPGKEAVVAWATPARNGRDGRAIRLFDADACSGAGTGAGDGTGAVAEPAVVKGWVSKGQALVRVEPPTQGVDGIDVTGVRLKARHGSSVTVERGPNVEDSPDGADIVASIDGQAWLVGGSFLALVPVLRAESIEEGRTLQFPGTVVVSGAIGPRSCVMAAWDVVAGRIECSEVSAGGDVVVGGGITGCTGRGILAGGDLRARFVEISTVQAVGRVFIGERTLRSRIEACRGVHAENAWVCGGAVVSAGDVHVGRAGTELGTKTALSAGERSVLYEDLLAMAETARAALEAAGLRGRMRSLTGSAVAGMAAAENCAIHVSGGVRSGVVLRVAGSERQVTNDLGPGRAVLTLKGWVRWEPKQRSTSAGR; encoded by the coding sequence GTGGAGGAACGATCCGCAAGGCGGCACAGGTTGTGGTGCGAATACCTTGTTACTCGCGACCAGGCGGTCAGGTCGCGCCTCATTATTGAAAGCGCCGAACTCCTCAAGTGGGCCGTGGAACGGTTGGCCCTTGACCTTCCTCCGGGCGTGCCCATGGAACTGCTTACCGACTACGCGGCGGCTGAACTCCAGAACCTGCTGGACGAGGCGCCGCCTGCAGGCGACGTCAAGTACGACACACACCTCCTTTCGAGGACCCGCACAGCCGTGCTGGACGGTCTCCGCCGCTCGATGGGGTCCGACGCGGCCGTACACAGGGTTATTTCCCCTCTGCTGCACAACTGCACGGTAGGATTCAGGGAGGGTGGCGTGTTGCCTCCCGCCGACGTTGTCCTGGGACGGCCCTGCCTGTCCCGCGAAGAGCAGGAGGGCCTCCTTTCGGGAGTCAGCCTCGCCGTCCTCATTCACACCTGCGGGAGCCTGATGTGCGAAACGACCGGAGGCGGGGGCGCTTTCGGTGAGAACGATGAGACGGAAGTGGCGAAGCGTTGGCAGGTGGTCACAGGCGCGCTGGCGGGGGCGATCGCGAGGCTTCCAGGGAACGAACGGCTGGCCCTCACGCTGTACCATTTCGAGGGGCTCACCATAACGGAGGTAGCGCGCGTGTTGAAGTGCACACAGCGCTCCGCGGGCGCCTTGTTCGCCCTGGCCTCCCTGCACGTACTGGGGCAGGTTAACCGCGTGCTGACGACGCTGTCCCCGAACAGGATGGACGCCTCCGCCCGGATATGGCCGTGGGCCGACGGCCCGGGGGCCGGCGCGTTTCCTGACCTCGTGGTGGTGTGCGCCGAGGTCCACACGGCGGGCGTGGTTCACGGCATCGCCGAAGAGGCCGTGGCGGAGCTCGTGGAGTCTCCGTGGCCGGGGAAGGAGGCCGTTGTGGCCTGGGCCACTCCTGCGAGGAATGGGCGGGATGGCCGGGCCATTCGCCTTTTCGACGCGGACGCGTGCTCTGGGGCGGGCACCGGAGCGGGCGATGGAACAGGCGCCGTAGCTGAGCCAGCTGTGGTAAAGGGATGGGTCTCGAAGGGCCAGGCGCTCGTCAGGGTGGAACCGCCCACGCAGGGCGTGGATGGGATCGACGTAACCGGAGTCCGGCTGAAGGCCAGGCACGGATCGAGTGTCACCGTCGAGCGGGGACCCAACGTCGAGGATTCCCCTGACGGTGCTGACATAGTCGCATCCATCGACGGCCAGGCCTGGCTCGTAGGTGGGTCGTTCCTGGCACTGGTGCCCGTGTTGAGGGCTGAATCGATCGAGGAGGGGCGGACGCTGCAGTTCCCCGGGACGGTGGTGGTAAGCGGGGCGATAGGGCCGCGTTCCTGCGTCATGGCCGCGTGGGACGTGGTCGCCGGACGGATCGAGTGCTCCGAGGTGAGCGCCGGCGGCGACGTCGTGGTGGGCGGCGGCATAACCGGGTGCACGGGACGCGGCATCCTTGCGGGTGGCGACCTCCGGGCAAGGTTCGTGGAGATATCAACGGTCCAGGCCGTGGGCCGGGTGTTCATCGGTGAACGTACGTTGCGGTCGAGAATCGAAGCGTGCCGCGGTGTGCATGCCGAGAATGCGTGGGTGTGCGGGGGAGCGGTCGTTTCTGCGGGCGACGTGCACGTGGGGCGGGCCGGGACCGAACTGGGTACGAAAACGGCCCTGAGCGCCGGTGAGCGTTCCGTGCTCTACGAAGACTTGCTGGCGATGGCCGAGACGGCGCGCGCCGCTCTCGAAGCGGCGGGCCTGCGGGGGCGCATGAGATCGCTCACCGGCAGCGCCGTTGCCGGCATGGCCGCCGCCGAGAACTGCGCGATACACGTGTCAGGCGGTGTACGTTCCGGAGTGGTGCTCCGTGTGGCCGGGTCTGAGAGGCAGGTCACCAACGATCTCGGCCCCGGGCGTGCGGTCCTGACGCTCAAAGGATGGGTGCGGTGGGAGCCGAAACAGCGTTCTACCAGCGCCGGCCGTTAA
- the rpoD gene encoding RNA polymerase sigma factor RpoD has translation MSKREITIEGVQDLIKLGKERGVLTYAEVMDSLQGVDLTPEQIDEVYEALSDLGIEVLDGGKVLEPLEPGDAHVTAGDVEPEADIQVPEGIAIDDPVRMYLKEIGRVPLLTAGDEIDLARRMEAGDEEAKRKLIEANLRLVVSIAKKYVGRGMLFLDLIQEGNLGLIKAVEKFDYRKGYKFSTYATWWIRQAITRAIADQARTIRIPVHMVETINKLIRVSRQLLQELGREPLAEEIADEMGIPVERVREIMKIAQEPVSLETPIGEEEDSHLGDFIEDADVPAPADAASFQLLKEQLEEVLDTLTEREQRVLRLRFGLDDGRARTLEEVGQVFGVTRERIRQIEAKALRKLRHPSRSKKLKDFLE, from the coding sequence TTGAGCAAAAGGGAGATCACAATCGAAGGGGTCCAGGACCTGATCAAGCTCGGCAAGGAGCGGGGCGTGCTCACTTACGCCGAGGTAATGGACTCGTTGCAGGGAGTGGACCTCACTCCGGAGCAGATAGACGAGGTATACGAAGCGCTGTCCGACCTGGGGATCGAGGTCCTGGACGGCGGCAAGGTACTCGAGCCGCTCGAGCCCGGCGACGCTCATGTAACCGCGGGAGACGTGGAACCCGAGGCGGACATCCAGGTCCCTGAGGGGATCGCGATCGACGACCCCGTCAGGATGTACCTGAAGGAAATCGGGCGTGTGCCATTGCTTACCGCCGGGGACGAGATCGACCTGGCGAGGCGCATGGAGGCGGGCGACGAAGAGGCCAAGAGGAAGCTCATCGAGGCCAACCTCAGGCTAGTCGTCAGTATCGCCAAGAAATACGTCGGTCGCGGGATGTTGTTCCTCGATCTCATACAGGAAGGGAACCTGGGCCTCATCAAGGCTGTCGAGAAGTTCGACTACCGGAAGGGCTACAAGTTCAGTACGTACGCCACCTGGTGGATCAGGCAGGCGATAACCCGCGCCATCGCCGACCAGGCTCGCACCATCAGGATCCCGGTACACATGGTCGAGACGATAAACAAGCTGATCCGCGTGTCGCGCCAGCTATTGCAGGAGCTCGGGCGTGAGCCGCTCGCCGAGGAGATAGCGGACGAGATGGGTATCCCCGTCGAGCGGGTGCGCGAGATCATGAAGATAGCGCAGGAGCCGGTCTCGCTGGAGACTCCTATAGGTGAGGAGGAAGACAGCCACCTCGGGGACTTCATCGAGGACGCCGACGTCCCCGCGCCGGCCGACGCCGCCTCGTTCCAGCTGCTGAAGGAGCAGCTTGAGGAGGTCCTGGACACGCTCACCGAGAGGGAGCAGCGAGTGCTGCGCCTGAGGTTCGGGCTGGACGACGGCAGGGCGCGGACGCTCGAAGAGGTCGGCCAGGTGTTCGGGGTGACGAGGGAGCGTATCAGGCAGATCGAAGCGAAGGCGCTGCGCAAGCTGCGCCATCCTTCGAGGAGCAAGAAGCTGAAAGACTTCCTGGAGTAA
- a CDS encoding DNA primase yields the protein MRGGFDQLLIEDVRAHTDIVEVISRYVNLRKTGKYYMGLCPFHIEKTPSFAVSPERQVFHCFGCQAGGDVFAFLMKRENVSFPEAVKDLAERAGIRIPDPRESAEESRKRSRREAILRALEWATAYYERVLGSDAGREAREYLERRGVSRELARKFRLGYATESWDALIAAARAEGIAVEDLLAAGLVSPREQGTGYYSRFRNRVMYPVSDHRGRVLGFGGRLLETGGGTGGVQAGSGPAQPAPKYVNSPETDVYVKGRVWYALYLAKDAVRRKNQAIVVEGYMDAIACHGAGIDNVVASCGTALTQEQIQAIVPLGCEVVVSFDSDSAGTAATLRSLELLKGAGCRVRVAQVPEGKDPDEFVRAAGGEKFLQVVDAALPVVDYIFRKAVEEHGAADPVAKGAVVEKIAPFLWSISNEVEQAAYVSRISEELRVSSESVWAVVRKRARTSQEEVVRHKNALGLHTIDGKKSVENLVQDGSTPAVQKAEENLVRMMLAGIPDDRLRQISQECFTGSRFGRLARHALALIAEGGAVDLGLLINRLDDEDLVSAAASLAVSGDAVFDERIFRDCVFFLKKRRLAALTELIARCDAGNSEQRISLMREMQSLLSEVKGSA from the coding sequence GTGAGGGGCGGATTTGACCAGCTGCTTATAGAGGACGTTCGGGCCCACACCGATATCGTCGAGGTTATCTCGAGGTACGTCAACCTGCGGAAAACGGGCAAGTACTACATGGGGCTCTGCCCCTTTCACATAGAGAAGACGCCTTCGTTCGCCGTATCGCCGGAGAGACAGGTATTCCACTGTTTTGGGTGCCAGGCCGGCGGCGACGTGTTCGCGTTCCTCATGAAGAGGGAGAACGTCTCGTTTCCCGAAGCGGTGAAGGATCTCGCCGAGAGGGCGGGGATAAGGATCCCCGACCCGAGGGAGAGCGCCGAGGAGTCCAGGAAACGGAGCAGGCGGGAAGCGATCCTCAGGGCGCTCGAGTGGGCGACCGCGTACTACGAGCGCGTGCTCGGCTCGGACGCGGGCCGCGAGGCCAGGGAGTATCTCGAGCGGCGCGGGGTATCGCGGGAACTGGCGCGGAAGTTCAGGCTGGGGTACGCCACCGAATCCTGGGACGCGCTGATCGCGGCCGCGCGCGCGGAGGGGATAGCCGTCGAAGACCTGCTGGCGGCGGGCCTGGTTTCACCCCGCGAGCAGGGCACCGGGTACTACAGCCGTTTTCGCAACAGGGTCATGTACCCGGTTTCGGACCACAGGGGCCGCGTGCTCGGGTTCGGCGGCAGGCTTCTGGAGACCGGCGGCGGGACCGGCGGCGTGCAGGCGGGGTCAGGGCCGGCGCAACCGGCGCCGAAGTACGTGAACTCCCCCGAGACCGACGTGTACGTCAAGGGCCGCGTGTGGTACGCGCTGTACCTTGCGAAAGACGCCGTAAGGCGCAAGAACCAGGCGATCGTGGTCGAGGGATACATGGACGCCATCGCCTGCCACGGGGCGGGTATCGACAACGTGGTGGCGTCGTGCGGCACGGCGCTAACGCAGGAGCAGATCCAGGCGATTGTGCCCCTCGGCTGCGAGGTCGTGGTGAGTTTCGACAGCGACTCGGCGGGAACCGCCGCCACACTGAGGAGCCTCGAGCTCCTGAAGGGTGCGGGCTGCCGCGTGAGGGTGGCGCAGGTCCCCGAGGGCAAGGACCCGGACGAGTTCGTTCGCGCAGCGGGTGGAGAGAAGTTCCTCCAGGTGGTTGACGCCGCGCTCCCCGTCGTCGATTACATATTCAGGAAGGCAGTCGAGGAACACGGCGCGGCGGATCCGGTCGCGAAAGGCGCGGTCGTCGAAAAGATAGCGCCGTTCCTCTGGAGCATATCAAACGAGGTCGAACAGGCCGCGTACGTGTCCAGGATATCGGAGGAATTGAGGGTCTCGAGCGAGTCCGTTTGGGCAGTGGTGAGAAAACGAGCAAGAACGAGCCAGGAAGAGGTAGTACGGCATAAAAACGCTCTCGGACTCCATACTATAGACGGTAAGAAATCTGTAGAAAATCTGGTTCAGGATGGTTCGACACCGGCGGTCCAAAAGGCCGAGGAGAACCTCGTCAGGATGATGCTCGCGGGCATCCCGGACGACAGGCTTCGGCAGATCAGCCAGGAGTGCTTCACGGGGTCGCGATTCGGGAGACTGGCGAGGCACGCTCTGGCCCTTATTGCGGAGGGCGGGGCGGTGGACCTCGGTCTCCTGATTAACCGGCTGGACGATGAGGACCTCGTGAGCGCCGCCGCGTCGCTGGCGGTCTCCGGAGACGCCGTTTTTGACGAGAGAATATTCCGTGACTGTGTTTTCTTTCTCAAGAAGAGGAGACTCGCGGCTCTCACCGAATTAATCGCACGTTGCGATGCGGGTAACTCCGAACAGCGCATCAGCCTTATGAGAGAGATGCAGTCGCTATTAAGCGAGGTTAAAGGTTCAGCCTGA